In Pedobacter sp. W3I1, one DNA window encodes the following:
- a CDS encoding amidohydrolase family protein: MLKYFSADWIFPVSSPPIKNGVVAVNPDGEIEEVLTEEEAGSLDLDIIKYKGSIVPGFINAHCHLELSHLLRQMPEQTGLVEFVQRIIKSRQGDIEEIKAAMYAADQKMFENGIVAVGDISNQISSKEVKAQSKIYYHTFIEAMGFNPERADAIMDDVKGIKQAFGSLSTSIVPHAPYSVSPELFELIKVEAEKDNTFISIHNQETEDENAFFENKSGGFLALYKFLGLDISFFAPTKKTSLQTWLPYIKEQKTLLVHNTVASRADVEFAKHINNKLYWCLCPQANLYIENALPDVDLLIEEGVKITLGTDSLASNHQLNILSEMITLQKYKQVAFEELLRWATINGAEFLELNQQIGTIEVGKKPGLNLIQLSADFIIESDQVKRLI; the protein is encoded by the coding sequence ATGTTAAAATACTTTTCAGCCGATTGGATCTTTCCTGTTTCATCCCCGCCGATTAAAAATGGAGTAGTAGCTGTAAATCCAGATGGCGAAATTGAAGAAGTATTAACCGAAGAAGAGGCCGGGAGCCTTGATTTGGATATCATAAAATATAAAGGCTCAATCGTTCCCGGCTTTATCAATGCCCATTGCCATTTAGAACTATCGCACCTATTGAGGCAAATGCCGGAGCAAACGGGTTTAGTAGAATTTGTACAACGCATTATTAAAAGCAGACAGGGCGATATAGAAGAGATTAAAGCGGCTATGTACGCTGCCGACCAGAAAATGTTCGAAAACGGGATTGTAGCCGTAGGCGATATTTCCAATCAAATTTCGTCAAAAGAGGTAAAAGCGCAAAGCAAAATATACTACCATACATTTATAGAAGCCATGGGCTTTAATCCGGAACGGGCAGATGCAATAATGGATGATGTAAAGGGAATTAAGCAAGCTTTTGGATCTTTGTCCACCTCAATTGTGCCACATGCACCTTATTCAGTATCTCCGGAATTGTTCGAATTAATAAAAGTAGAGGCCGAAAAAGATAATACCTTTATTAGTATTCACAATCAGGAAACTGAAGATGAAAATGCTTTCTTCGAAAATAAATCGGGCGGCTTTTTAGCGCTCTACAAATTTTTAGGGCTCGATATTTCTTTCTTTGCCCCTACTAAAAAAACATCGTTACAAACCTGGTTGCCCTATATTAAGGAGCAAAAAACTTTGTTGGTGCATAATACTGTTGCAAGCAGGGCTGATGTTGAATTTGCTAAACATATTAATAACAAACTGTATTGGTGCCTTTGCCCACAGGCCAATTTATATATCGAAAATGCTTTACCTGATGTAGATCTGCTAATAGAGGAGGGTGTAAAAATTACTTTGGGAACGGATAGTTTAGCCAGTAACCATCAACTAAATATCCTTTCAGAAATGATCACCTTGCAGAAATACAAGCAGGTTGCTTTTGAAGAGCTTTTGAGGTGGGCAACTATAAATGGAGCAGAATTTTTGGAGCTTAATCAACAAATTGGAACAATAGAAGTTGGCAAAAAGCCAGGATTGAACTTGATTCAGCTTTCAGCTGATTTTATTATTGAAAGCGATCAGGTAAAGCGGTTAATTTAA
- a CDS encoding nitronate monooxygenase, producing MNPICKLLNIKYPIIQAGMVWCSGWRLASAVSNAGGLGIIGAGSMYP from the coding sequence ATGAACCCAATCTGTAAACTTTTAAATATTAAATACCCTATTATTCAGGCCGGAATGGTTTGGTGCAGTGGCTGGAGGTTAGCATCGGCGGTTTCTAATGCAGGAGGCCTGGGTATTATTGGAGCGGGATCGATGTATCCCTGA
- a CDS encoding nitronate monooxygenase family protein, whose amino-acid sequence MATHRPFGVNIPLLYPNIQEIIDVVVEEKVKIVFSSAGNPATWTSFLKERGITVVHVIANTKFAMKAQEAGVDAIVAEGFEAGGHNGREETTTMCLIPMIKEVVRIPVIAAGGIWSGKAMLAAFALGADAVQIGSAFAVAEESSAHPAFKNKIISATEGDTKLAMKKLVPVRLLKNEFADAISIAEAEGADQNRLMELLGRARAKAGMFEGDMENGELEIGQVSAMLNEIKPAKEILEDIWQGFRYELQRLNSLQSELDL is encoded by the coding sequence TTGGCAACGCACCGGCCGTTTGGCGTTAATATTCCATTACTCTATCCTAATATTCAGGAGATTATAGATGTGGTAGTTGAAGAGAAAGTAAAAATTGTATTTTCTTCTGCTGGTAATCCTGCAACATGGACGAGTTTTTTAAAAGAAAGGGGTATTACTGTTGTTCATGTAATTGCGAATACAAAATTTGCCATGAAAGCTCAGGAAGCTGGCGTTGATGCTATTGTTGCCGAAGGTTTCGAAGCAGGTGGACATAACGGGAGAGAAGAAACCACCACCATGTGTTTAATCCCGATGATAAAAGAGGTTGTTAGAATTCCGGTTATCGCTGCTGGCGGCATCTGGAGTGGAAAAGCCATGCTGGCGGCATTTGCCTTAGGTGCTGATGCCGTTCAGATCGGTTCGGCTTTTGCTGTTGCTGAAGAATCGTCTGCCCATCCGGCGTTTAAAAATAAAATTATTTCGGCTACCGAAGGTGATACTAAACTGGCCATGAAAAAACTGGTTCCGGTGCGGTTGCTGAAAAATGAATTTGCTGATGCGATATCCATAGCAGAAGCTGAAGGTGCAGACCAAAACCGCTTAATGGAGCTTTTGGGTAGAGCAAGGGCAAAAGCAGGTATGTTTGAGGGCGATATGGAAAATGGAGAACTCGAAATCGGTCAGGTTTCGGCAATGTTGAATGAAATTAAACCTGCAAAAGAAATTCTGGAAGATATATGGCAGGGTTTTAGGTACGAACTGCAAAGATTAAATAGTTTGCAAAGCGAATTGGACTTATAA
- a CDS encoding acylphosphatase — protein MIEKNVKSPQGDLGVKHLNIMITGKVQGVGFRETTKIIANQMMVNGFVRNEKDGSVYIEAEGEDVFLEEFVNWCHEGPDRSRVENVTVSNGEVKNYRNFEILRK, from the coding sequence ATGATCGAAAAAAATGTAAAGTCCCCTCAAGGGGATTTAGGGGTGAAACACCTCAATATAATGATAACAGGTAAAGTGCAAGGCGTTGGCTTTAGAGAAACTACAAAAATTATCGCCAACCAAATGATGGTGAACGGTTTTGTGAGGAACGAAAAAGACGGATCAGTTTACATCGAAGCAGAAGGCGAAGACGTTTTTCTGGAAGAATTTGTAAACTGGTGCCATGAAGGGCCCGACCGCTCACGGGTAGAAAATGTGACGGTAAGCAATGGTGAAGTAAAAAACTATCGTAATTTTGAAATCTTAAGAAAATAA
- a CDS encoding oligosaccharide flippase family protein, which translates to MSVYKKFLGQTMVYGISTIASRLLNFILTPIFTRSYGASALGVFTKMYAYASMTNAILAFGMETTFFRYLNKHEDKKQQVYNNSFLIVAFISTLFLITGLVFTEPITKWLLNNNMSHYQDQRRYVQYFLWLLFSDAICVIPFARIRADGKPFRYSIIKFINILSYVLLSLFFIYGIPLIIKHDLPGAAFFQNWFRDKWVGYVFIANLVASALTFLLLVPEFLKVQFKFDRDLFKKMLSYSWPVLIANLSFIVNENLDKILLDRYTTEAEVGIYGAVCKLAIFLSIFNMAFRLGAEPFFFSYAKNENAKVTYAKILEYFVIALSILFVALTANIEILKYFISRDAKHLAEYWVGLPAVPYLLVGYVCLGIYMNLSIWYRLSDQTRFGLYISLAGAFITIVFNVILIPKFSYMGSAWVSMATYGTMMIISYILGQKYYPIPYNLKKILAYLIISIILVFSSFFVFNRNIYIGNAMLIAFVAGIAYFEKNDLMKILKRG; encoded by the coding sequence ATGTCTGTATATAAAAAGTTTCTTGGGCAAACCATGGTTTATGGTATCAGTACCATTGCCTCTCGGTTACTCAATTTCATATTAACACCAATATTTACCCGAAGTTACGGTGCAAGTGCATTAGGCGTTTTTACCAAAATGTATGCTTATGCATCTATGACAAACGCTATACTGGCTTTTGGGATGGAGACAACTTTTTTTAGATATCTTAATAAACACGAAGACAAAAAACAACAGGTTTATAACAATTCTTTCCTGATCGTTGCTTTTATATCTACACTCTTTTTAATTACAGGTCTTGTTTTTACTGAACCGATAACCAAATGGTTGTTAAATAATAACATGTCGCACTACCAGGATCAAAGAAGATACGTTCAGTATTTTCTCTGGCTCTTGTTTTCAGATGCCATTTGTGTAATCCCCTTTGCAAGGATTAGGGCTGATGGAAAACCTTTTAGATATAGTATTATTAAATTTATAAATATCTTAAGTTATGTGCTTTTAAGTCTGTTTTTTATTTATGGTATTCCATTGATCATTAAACACGACTTACCGGGTGCAGCTTTCTTTCAAAATTGGTTCCGTGATAAATGGGTAGGATATGTATTTATTGCCAATCTGGTAGCAAGCGCCCTAACATTTTTGCTTTTGGTACCTGAATTTTTAAAGGTCCAGTTTAAATTTGACCGCGATCTTTTTAAAAAAATGCTTTCCTACAGCTGGCCTGTTCTGATCGCAAATTTATCATTTATCGTTAATGAGAACCTGGACAAAATACTTTTGGATCGATATACAACCGAAGCAGAAGTTGGTATTTATGGGGCTGTATGTAAACTGGCTATATTTCTGAGTATTTTTAATATGGCTTTCAGGTTAGGTGCTGAGCCGTTTTTCTTCAGTTATGCCAAAAATGAAAACGCAAAGGTTACTTATGCGAAAATTCTGGAGTATTTTGTAATTGCACTTTCCATTCTTTTTGTTGCCCTCACTGCAAATATCGAAATCCTGAAATACTTTATCAGCCGGGATGCAAAACACCTGGCCGAGTATTGGGTAGGTTTGCCTGCAGTTCCTTATTTACTGGTGGGATATGTGTGCTTAGGTATTTATATGAATCTATCTATCTGGTACAGGTTGTCTGATCAAACCAGATTTGGATTATACATTTCTTTAGCTGGGGCCTTTATTACCATTGTGTTCAATGTTATATTAATTCCGAAGTTTAGTTATATGGGCTCGGCCTGGGTTTCGATGGCAACTTATGGAACAATGATGATTATTTCTTACATTCTAGGGCAGAAATATTACCCGATTCCCTACAATCTAAAAAAGATTTTAGCTTACTTAATCATTTCCATCATACTGGTATTCTCTTCGTTTTTTGTATTCAATAGAAACATTTATATTGGTAATGCCATGTTAATTGCTTTTGTTGCAGGCATTGCTTATTTCGAAAAGAATGATTTAATGAAAATATTGAAAAGAGGTTAG
- the dut gene encoding dUTP diphosphatase, producing MEIKIINTSGHPLPQYETAHAAGMDLRASITEEMVLKPLQRSLVPTGLFIELPVGYEAQIRPRSGLAYKHGISIVNAPGTIDADYRGEIKVLLVNLSDTNFKIVNGDRIAQMVVAKHETVSWQTVEQLGETARGEGGYGHTGK from the coding sequence ATGGAAATAAAAATTATCAATACATCCGGGCATCCGCTTCCACAATATGAAACTGCACATGCGGCTGGTATGGATCTGAGGGCATCAATAACAGAAGAAATGGTATTGAAACCCTTGCAACGCTCATTGGTACCAACAGGCTTGTTTATCGAATTGCCGGTTGGTTACGAAGCACAGATCAGACCCAGAAGCGGATTAGCCTATAAGCATGGTATTAGCATTGTAAATGCGCCTGGTACAATTGATGCGGATTACCGTGGTGAAATAAAAGTATTATTGGTAAATTTATCAGATACAAATTTTAAGATCGTTAATGGCGATAGAATTGCACAAATGGTTGTTGCCAAACACGAAACCGTAAGCTGGCAAACCGTCGAACAATTAGGGGAAACTGCACGCGGAGAAGGTGGTTACGGGCATACTGGGAAATAA
- a CDS encoding tetratricopeptide repeat protein codes for MKYKVHFLVGAILVSFQAFGQGTVMPSTNRDSNMVKQLFFAGLREKMSENYVVASTNFNKIVGLDPNNHAAYFELANANLRLDKLPEAEQNIKQAIKLNAGNLWYWRLLGEVYKRTNKMPELIEVFNQLIGLDPENDAYYFDKANAQFLANELDAAKKTYDEIQVKFGESRDLVNARKRFQVNGSATESDIVKLLEGNQADVKNYLYAAGLLLQKGNDPEALKVLTKAQQLEPNNFEINLALADIYRKQKNDEAAFSSLKLAFESNEMPLTEKVKIIAALFPKLNQPIVAKNVTELSKLVAEKNPAEAKALALYGDVLYQQNNLKEALVQYQAALKLNEQVYVVWEQVINIQTLLGHYEEAIKVGDEALSIYPNQASLYYYMAYALFKTGKYEPAQNHLKTSLQLDVENKSLQAQIYALQGDIYINQNNFALAKTAFEKAIAIEPDNYLIMNNYAYYLALRNDDLTKAAKYAETAANAMPNNSSIVDTYAFILFKQQKYDLAITWIEKALQNNSSKNGVYLERYGDILFMKGEKDAALVQWQKAKEAGNGSEVLIKKINEKKYFK; via the coding sequence ATGAAATACAAAGTACATTTTCTTGTCGGGGCTATTTTAGTGAGCTTCCAGGCTTTTGGGCAGGGAACGGTTATGCCAAGTACCAATCGCGACAGCAATATGGTAAAGCAACTGTTTTTTGCAGGCCTAAGGGAGAAAATGTCTGAAAATTATGTTGTTGCTTCTACCAATTTCAATAAAATTGTTGGCTTGGACCCCAATAACCATGCGGCCTATTTCGAGCTAGCCAATGCAAACCTGCGTTTAGATAAACTTCCGGAAGCTGAACAGAATATAAAGCAGGCCATTAAATTAAACGCCGGTAATTTATGGTACTGGCGCTTACTTGGCGAGGTATATAAACGTACCAATAAAATGCCCGAGCTGATCGAAGTATTCAACCAGTTGATCGGTCTTGATCCCGAAAACGATGCCTATTATTTTGATAAGGCCAATGCACAGTTTTTGGCTAATGAGCTGGATGCTGCAAAAAAGACCTATGATGAAATTCAGGTTAAATTTGGCGAATCGAGAGACCTGGTGAATGCGAGAAAACGCTTTCAGGTAAATGGAAGTGCTACGGAAAGCGATATAGTTAAATTGTTGGAAGGTAATCAGGCCGATGTAAAGAACTATTTATATGCTGCAGGTTTACTTTTACAAAAAGGAAATGATCCAGAAGCATTAAAGGTGTTAACCAAAGCACAGCAACTGGAACCGAATAATTTTGAGATAAACCTGGCTTTGGCCGATATTTACCGCAAGCAGAAAAATGACGAAGCAGCATTTTCTTCCTTAAAATTGGCTTTCGAAAGCAATGAAATGCCTCTTACTGAAAAGGTGAAGATTATTGCCGCACTTTTTCCCAAACTTAACCAGCCTATTGTTGCCAAAAATGTAACTGAACTCAGTAAACTGGTTGCAGAAAAAAATCCGGCTGAAGCAAAAGCATTAGCCCTTTATGGCGATGTACTTTATCAGCAAAACAACTTAAAAGAGGCATTGGTTCAATATCAAGCTGCTTTAAAACTGAACGAACAGGTTTATGTGGTTTGGGAACAGGTCATTAATATCCAAACACTACTTGGGCACTATGAGGAAGCCATAAAAGTAGGCGATGAGGCTTTAAGTATTTATCCCAATCAGGCCAGTTTATACTATTATATGGCATATGCCCTGTTTAAAACAGGCAAATATGAACCAGCCCAAAACCATTTGAAAACTTCACTGCAGTTAGATGTGGAGAATAAAAGCCTGCAGGCACAGATTTATGCACTACAGGGTGATATTTACATTAATCAGAATAATTTTGCCCTGGCTAAAACAGCTTTCGAAAAAGCCATTGCAATAGAGCCCGATAATTATCTCATCATGAATAATTATGCTTACTATTTGGCGTTAAGAAATGATGATTTAACAAAGGCGGCGAAATATGCAGAAACAGCGGCCAATGCAATGCCTAATAATTCCTCAATTGTAGATACCTATGCCTTTATTCTGTTTAAACAGCAAAAATACGATCTGGCCATAACGTGGATCGAAAAGGCTTTGCAAAACAATAGCAGTAAAAATGGTGTTTACCTGGAGCGATATGGCGATATACTTTTTATGAAAGGTGAAAAGGATGCTGCATTAGTCCAATGGCAAAAAGCAAAAGAGGCCGGAAACGGATCAGAAGTATTAATTAAAAAGATAAATGAAAAGAAGTATTTTAAATAG
- a CDS encoding DUF4292 domain-containing protein → MKRSILNSVFLVGAVIFVSACKPKKEIVVAPPTKTETKTDNSKAEALTLLNSKQLKFNTLSLKAKATLDIAGDANDVTMNFKMKDKETIWVSITALGGMAEVARALITPDSIKIMNRMKNEYLKKPFSYIYNFTNKQVNFNTLQAVLTGNAMGEFLTAASDVKQENGVWVVSGNKSELDYKLLFNTLFKVSETNLNDAKNGQALKVTYTDYQKLNESLFPSALQIKTLSKAKKINIDLQFVKIDGNVPVDFPFNVPKRFTVVK, encoded by the coding sequence ATGAAAAGAAGTATTTTAAATAGCGTATTCCTGGTAGGAGCTGTAATTTTTGTTTCAGCATGTAAACCTAAAAAAGAAATTGTAGTGGCTCCTCCTACGAAAACAGAAACGAAAACAGATAATTCGAAAGCAGAAGCCTTAACCTTATTAAATAGCAAACAACTTAAATTTAATACCCTTTCTTTAAAAGCAAAAGCAACTTTGGATATTGCCGGCGATGCAAATGATGTAACCATGAATTTCAAAATGAAAGACAAGGAGACCATTTGGGTAAGCATTACAGCCTTAGGTGGAATGGCAGAGGTGGCAAGGGCTTTGATTACGCCTGATAGCATCAAGATCATGAACCGAATGAAAAACGAATACCTGAAAAAACCATTTAGTTATATTTACAATTTCACCAATAAACAGGTTAATTTTAATACACTGCAAGCCGTTTTAACAGGCAATGCCATGGGCGAGTTTTTAACAGCAGCATCTGATGTTAAACAGGAAAACGGTGTGTGGGTAGTTTCGGGAAATAAATCGGAGTTAGATTACAAACTACTTTTTAACACACTTTTCAAAGTATCCGAAACCAATTTAAATGATGCTAAAAACGGTCAGGCTTTAAAAGTTACGTATACTGACTATCAAAAATTAAACGAATCTTTGTTTCCTAGCGCATTGCAGATCAAAACGCTGTCTAAAGCAAAGAAAATAAATATTGATCTTCAGTTTGTGAAAATTGATGGCAATGTTCCTGTTGATTTTCCGTTTAATGTACCAAAGAGATTTACAGTTGTAAAGTAA
- a CDS encoding murein hydrolase activator EnvC, protein MKLQKLLFILFLSVLTLSAVAQTESQLRRKKEAIQREIEQLQKNLNKTASGKKLTIQQINTINAQIRLRQDKIGTINSEIKNLDNQISQNTNTVHTLQGQLGDLKKEYAGMIRFAQRNRNSYDKMMFIFAAKDFNQAYKRIKYLQQFSQYRKKQAGYIENTQQDLNGKIKVLDKTLREKSDLLKEQERERERLGKDKSEQSVVLKKLSRDEKQFKQDITSRKKQQAQIDRAISAAIQRAIEEARRRAAEEARRKAAEEARIAAAKAKAENKPVPTAPATPTARAKSTGELLTATPEAARLSAGFENNRGRLPWPVATGTITERFGLHKIDQASYTNDGVDITTTDGAAVRAVFAGKVAAVQVMMGRTVVLINHGEYFTVYQNLKSVSVSVGNSVDTKQTIGVVANTGDDAVLKFQIRRGQAALNPEAWISK, encoded by the coding sequence ATGAAGCTACAAAAACTCCTGTTTATCCTTTTTTTAAGCGTGTTAACCCTTTCGGCGGTTGCACAAACTGAAAGCCAGCTCAGAAGGAAAAAAGAAGCTATACAACGCGAAATCGAACAGCTTCAAAAGAATTTGAATAAAACTGCCAGTGGTAAAAAGCTTACTATACAGCAGATTAATACCATAAATGCCCAGATTAGGTTGCGCCAGGATAAAATTGGTACAATCAACTCTGAAATAAAAAATCTGGATAACCAAATCTCTCAGAACACAAATACCGTACATACATTACAAGGTCAGTTAGGCGATCTTAAAAAAGAGTACGCTGGGATGATCCGCTTTGCCCAGCGCAACAGAAATTCGTACGATAAAATGATGTTCATTTTTGCGGCGAAAGATTTTAACCAGGCATATAAAAGAATAAAGTATTTACAGCAGTTTAGTCAATACCGTAAAAAACAGGCCGGATACATTGAGAATACACAGCAAGACCTGAATGGCAAAATTAAAGTGCTGGATAAAACACTTAGAGAAAAAAGTGATTTATTGAAAGAACAGGAAAGAGAGCGTGAACGTTTAGGTAAGGATAAGAGTGAGCAATCTGTAGTATTAAAAAAACTGAGCAGGGACGAAAAACAGTTTAAACAAGATATTACCAGCCGTAAAAAACAACAGGCACAGATAGACAGGGCCATTAGTGCTGCAATACAGCGGGCAATTGAAGAAGCAAGAAGAAGGGCAGCCGAAGAGGCAAGAAGGAAAGCAGCTGAAGAAGCAAGGATTGCTGCAGCCAAAGCCAAGGCCGAAAACAAACCTGTACCAACGGCACCTGCTACACCAACTGCCAGAGCAAAATCGACTGGAGAATTGCTTACTGCAACACCAGAGGCCGCCAGATTATCGGCCGGTTTTGAAAATAACAGAGGCAGGTTACCTTGGCCGGTAGCAACAGGAACAATAACCGAAAGGTTTGGTTTACATAAGATAGATCAGGCAAGTTACACCAACGATGGTGTAGATATTACTACAACAGACGGGGCGGCGGTTAGAGCAGTATTTGCAGGTAAGGTTGCTGCTGTTCAGGTAATGATGGGTAGAACGGTGGTTTTGATCAATCATGGTGAATACTTTACCGTTTATCAGAACCTAAAATCGGTTAGTGTAAGCGTAGGTAACTCTGTTGATACCAAACAAACCATTGGGGTTGTGGCCAACACCGGCGATGATGCTGTGCTGAAGTTTCAGATCAGAAGGGGACAGGCCGCTTTAAACCCTGAAGCCTGGATTAGTAAATAA
- a CDS encoding twin-arginine translocase TatA/TatE family subunit — MYQGTLLEFLNMGGSEIVLILVVVLLLFGGKKLPELARGLGKGIREFKDASDGVKREIHRNINAMDLDKEEAEETAVNHSQRHHPTEESPVDEKIEASAPNIDLAKPTDEKIITDKEKV, encoded by the coding sequence ATGTATCAAGGCACGTTATTAGAGTTTTTAAATATGGGTGGATCAGAGATCGTGCTCATTTTAGTAGTAGTTCTATTGTTGTTCGGAGGTAAAAAATTACCTGAGCTTGCCAGAGGACTAGGGAAGGGGATCAGAGAATTTAAAGATGCCTCTGATGGTGTTAAGCGTGAAATCCATCGGAATATCAATGCCATGGATTTAGATAAAGAAGAAGCAGAAGAAACAGCGGTAAACCATAGTCAGCGCCATCATCCAACGGAAGAATCACCGGTTGATGAAAAAATAGAGGCAAGTGCACCAAATATTGATCTGGCCAAGCCTACTGACGAAAAAATTATAACTGACAAAGAAAAAGTTTAA
- a CDS encoding twin-arginine translocase TatA/TatE family subunit, with protein sequence MLNTTIAAMLGTPEIIIIAVVVLLLFGGKKIPELMRGLGKGVKEFKDGKDGVDGEQVDPSNRDKTV encoded by the coding sequence ATGTTAAATACAACAATAGCAGCGATGCTTGGGACACCAGAAATTATCATTATTGCGGTAGTGGTATTGTTATTATTTGGTGGTAAAAAAATTCCTGAACTAATGAGAGGTTTAGGTAAAGGTGTTAAAGAATTTAAAGATGGTAAAGATGGCGTTGATGGAGAACAGGTAGATCCGTCTAACCGTGATAAAACCGTTTAA
- the gatA gene encoding Asp-tRNA(Asn)/Glu-tRNA(Gln) amidotransferase subunit GatA, with protein MKKYSSLKEIQTLISQKQLTLPDLLAYYFKQIENNEHLNAFNEVFFLSAEVQAKAIQQKIEEGKQGKLAGMVIGIKDNICYEGHVVTASSKMLEGFVSPYSSTVVQRLLQEDAVIIGRLNCDEFAMGGSNETSYYGAAKNAANPDLVPGGSSGGSAVAVQADMCLSALGTDTGGSVRQPAAFCGQIGLKPTYGRISRYGVIAYASSFDQVGPITSSIEDAALLLQVLAGTDDYDSTVSPVAVPDYPAHLNEHKKQKIAVLKETIESEALDPEIKSAILKSIEQLKADGHTVEYVSFDLLDYLVPAYYILTTAEASSNLSRYDGVHYGHRNTEAKSLNELYKLSRAEGFGEEVKRRILLGTFVLSAGYYDAYYQKAQQVRRLIREKMDVLFQDYDLILSPVAPTAAFKIGDNVQDAIVMYMADIFTVLPSLSGNPAIALPIGNNAAGLPLSIQFTAKHFEEDKLLAFSQAFLS; from the coding sequence TTGAAGAAATACAGCTCTCTTAAAGAGATTCAAACACTCATTTCGCAAAAGCAATTAACTTTACCCGATTTATTAGCTTATTATTTTAAGCAAATTGAAAATAATGAACACCTCAATGCATTTAATGAGGTGTTTTTTTTATCGGCCGAAGTTCAGGCAAAAGCGATACAGCAAAAAATAGAAGAAGGTAAGCAAGGTAAGCTTGCAGGGATGGTAATTGGTATTAAAGATAATATCTGTTATGAAGGCCATGTCGTTACTGCATCATCAAAAATGCTCGAAGGCTTTGTATCTCCCTATTCTTCTACAGTTGTGCAACGTTTGTTACAGGAAGATGCCGTTATTATCGGCCGTTTAAACTGTGATGAGTTTGCTATGGGCGGCTCTAATGAAACTTCATACTATGGGGCTGCTAAAAATGCGGCAAATCCCGACCTTGTTCCTGGCGGATCTTCTGGAGGTTCAGCTGTTGCCGTTCAGGCCGATATGTGTTTATCTGCCCTGGGTACCGATACCGGTGGCTCGGTAAGACAGCCAGCTGCATTTTGCGGCCAGATTGGGCTTAAACCTACTTATGGACGTATTTCAAGGTATGGGGTTATTGCCTATGCTTCCTCTTTCGATCAGGTTGGCCCCATTACATCTTCAATAGAAGATGCTGCCTTGCTTTTACAGGTTTTAGCTGGTACCGATGATTACGATTCTACCGTTTCTCCTGTTGCAGTGCCCGATTACCCTGCTCATTTGAATGAACATAAAAAACAAAAAATAGCGGTATTAAAAGAAACGATTGAGAGCGAAGCCCTCGATCCCGAAATCAAGTCGGCTATTTTAAAATCAATCGAGCAGCTCAAGGCTGATGGACATACTGTTGAATATGTTTCTTTTGATCTGTTGGATTACCTGGTTCCGGCGTATTATATCTTAACAACCGCCGAAGCCTCTTCAAATCTTTCGCGTTATGATGGCGTTCATTACGGACATCGTAATACGGAAGCGAAATCGCTAAATGAACTTTATAAATTATCACGCGCCGAAGGTTTTGGCGAAGAAGTAAAGCGGCGCATTCTTTTAGGTACTTTTGTTTTAAGTGCAGGATATTACGATGCTTATTATCAAAAAGCACAGCAAGTTCGTCGGTTGATCAGGGAAAAAATGGATGTTTTGTTTCAGGATTATGATTTAATTCTTTCTCCCGTGGCGCCAACAGCCGCTTTTAAAATTGGCGATAATGTTCAGGATGCTATTGTGATGTATATGGCCGATATTTTTACCGTGTTACCTTCTTTAAGTGGAAATCCGGCTATTGCTTTGCCAATAGGCAATAATGCAGCAGGTTTACCGTTAAGTATACAATTTACAGCCAAACATTTTGAGGAAGATAAGCTTCTGGCTTTTTCTCAGGCATTTTTATCATAG